The Spirochaetales bacterium region CCGTACTGGTAATAATTATTCATCGCATGTTCCTTTTTACGATAATACCGGCTCCATTATATATTGTTTACTTGAAAAAGTAAAGACCATAATAATGATGAGTATTTACGGATTTTTTCAATGAATATTGACGGGGAATATCACTTCATGGGGCCGTTATCGCGTGATGCGGGTAACGTCGATACCGGCTGCGGCGAATATGTCGGAACGATATCGTTGTCGGGGTAATTACGTATGTATCGTATGTTTTTATTTATTTCATTTTACCGGGATAATTTCGCCGCCCTGCAGTAACAGCGTAATCCGCGATCATAATCCCCTTCGAAAAAGGCCAGTTCTCCGAGTGCGGTCATCGTCTTGCGATCATCCGGTTTCAGGTCGCGAATCGTCGAAAAGAAAAGCCCGGCATCCGTATAAAAACCACGGTTTTTTAAAAAAAGGCCGATATCGTAAAGAGCGGCCGGTGCCGGTAATGATTCAAAAACCGGATTCGCTTTTAAAAAGGCAAGCATTTTAAGCATAATTTCCCTGAAAGGGGATAGATCCTTCTCTTTTTCGAGAAAACGTATGCATTCGGACACTCCGCACGCCAATAAAGCGGCGACGATGACACCGTAGAAGAATCCTTTTTCTTTGGGATATGTATGATATGCATCAAGAAAGCGATTCATGGCCTCCCGGTAATGGCCCGCGCCCAGATGTTTCATATATGTCGAAAACATTGCATTGATCGTTCCGCCGTCAGGTACAGCCATACGTATAGTTATATCGTTTTCCGGTTGCCGGTGTCAATCGTTCCGTCTCCGGTTATTTGGGTGTTGACAGGTCACGGCAATTATGGTAGGCTTGGGCTGATTGCCGATGGTGCGGTCGTTCGTTTGATTATTGAGGGATAAACAGGACTCGTTATCGGTAAGATATTTCGTGCATACAGATAAGCAAACAGTAAAAAAAGTGATAGTAATTATACGATGAGAAAAGGCAGTTTTTTAGGTGCAGGTTGGGCGTTTCCGTTCGAGATCGATCAATGGGGAAATGTCGAGATGTCCTGTTTTGAGAAAAGTATCGCCGAGTCGGTACGGCTTATCCTCTCGACAAACAAGGGCGAAAGAATCATGAGGCCCGATTTCGGATGTTCGATCAATGACCTTGTATTTGCCCCGAATAATGCAAAAACCCAGAATCTTATCTGCCATTATATCGAGGAAGCGCTTGTGAAATGGGAACCGCGGATTATTCTGGAAAAAGTCGAGGCGTTTACGGATGAGCATGACGAATCGAGAATAAATATCAATATCGAATACAGGATCAGATCGGTGAATACGTATTTTAATATGGTTTATCCGTTTTATCTGGAAAGAGGCGAAAGTGATACCCAGTCCCAATTTGGATGACAGAACCTATCAGGAAATCGTCGATGAGGCGATCCGTCTTATACCGCATTACTGTCCCGAATGGACGAATCATAATCCGACAGACCCCGGCATCACCTTGATCGAATTGTTTGCGTGGATGATGGAAATGACGATATACAGGCTGAACAGGGTTCCGGAAAAAACATATCTCACCCTGCTCGACCTCATCGGACTTTCCTTTATGAAACCGCAACCCGCTAAAGCCCTCATCTCTTTTTCACTCGTTGACGGTTACGATGGTTTCGTGAAGATCAAAAAGGGAACGCAGCTTTCGACCACGAAAACCGAATCCGCCGGATCGATCGTATTCGAGACCCAAAACGACGTCTGCGTAAAAAATACCCGCCTCGCATCGTGCATCGGAACATATGACGGGCGGGTAACGGACAATCTGGCGATACCCGAAGAAAAACGCAAGAAACACGGATTTTTCCTTTTTTCCGGTACTAATGAAATCAACCGTTATATCTACATATCCGATCCGGTCCTTGGTTTCCTTGCCGACAATAATGTCTGCAATCTGGTATTTCATAGCCCTTACAGTATTACCGGTTTTGACGACGAGATTATCAACTTCCTGAGCTGGGAGTACTGGAACGGTAAAAAGTGGGTGCTGATCGATTATACACGAGCTTTAGTGATTCAGAACGCGGAACCGGAACTGGAACAAAAGTTCAAGAAAAGGGACAATGAATTGTTTTTTTCCGGTCCGATCGAAATCGATGAAACGGAAATAGACGGGAAGACCGGTTACTTCCTGAGGGCGTCTTTA contains the following coding sequences:
- a CDS encoding GPW/gp25 family protein, which encodes MRKGSFLGAGWAFPFEIDQWGNVEMSCFEKSIAESVRLILSTNKGERIMRPDFGCSINDLVFAPNNAKTQNLICHYIEEALVKWEPRIILEKVEAFTDEHDESRININIEYRIRSVNTYFNMVYPFYLERGESDTQSQFG